The Coturnix japonica isolate 7356 chromosome 15, Coturnix japonica 2.1, whole genome shotgun sequence genome segment TCTGCAAACATAAGTTAATGTTGAAGGGAGAGTTCTAGCCATGTAATACACAAATGCAGCTATCAGATGTTGTTGCTACTGAGCAAGTAAGTCATCTCTTTCTTGTTTCCTAAGGGAAATTATATGGACAAAAGAGTTCTTTTTCTTAGCTGCAGGAAAATTACAGTCTATTCCAAAAGCTGTGATGGCAAAATGTTAACATGTTCACTTGTGAGTTAGACACAAAagtacctcttttttttttttgctcgGTCTGGGATTTGCTCGGTCTGGGATTAACGTAACTAAAGGAGTACAACTGTAAGCACTGTAACAGAAATGCTTCTCTGTAAGGGGTACATTTAGTGAAACTAGCTCCTCTGCATAGTGGGTGGTGTGGTTATGGCTACACAGCAGTGTGCAGTGGCTGAGTAGGAATTCTCAGAAATatgaacatttaaaatgttaaaagttTGCATTTTGAATCTTCAGATGTCCATTTTGTCTGAAGTTAACctgttcacatttttttcaggTGTAATTCTGGACAAGACAGTGGAAGAGGTTAATCCTAAAGTTGCACTGGAGCTGGGAACATACTGTGGCTACTCAGCTGTTAGGATTGCTCGGCTGCTGAAAGCAGGCGCTCGTCTTCTCACTGTGGAGTTCAATCCAGAATTTGCTGCTATAGCTAAACAGATGATTGAGTTTGCTGGAGTACAAGATAAGGTACGTACCATGTGTCCATAGGAAACAGTACATAAAGAGTGGGACTTCATCCACAGAACTAATATTAATTGGTTTAAATTTGTTAGTCTACTTGAGAAGGAAGTACAGCTTCATAAGCAAAGCTCATGGTGACTATAAGAACATGGGCCTGGAAACAGACTCCTGAATCCATTTTTTCATTTAGTATAGTCACAAGGCATCAGCACCACACACAGTCCTTATCATAAAATTATCAACCACTGTTGGAAAACTTGCAAGATTTACTGCCATTACTGAATATTAGACTGCCCACAGACCACTCCTCTTGATAATCAGGAACCTTTCtacaatttcttttaattcaatttttatctatttattcagacattttgttttcctttactgtaATATCAACAGCTCCTAAATTCAGTTCTGTGCCTGATCTCTCACAGAAGTGCAACTAAACACTTCAGAATATTACATCTCAAAAGCTAGATTACTgattttctgtataaaaatacaaGGTTCAGACCAGCATCAAGAGAACTAAACTACAGCCTATTGTTTTACAAaagttaacagaaaaaaattcattatGTGAACATACTTCAGAAAAGATACATTTGCCCAAATCTAACTGGTTACAGTACACTTACATATGCACCTAAAGTTTGCATAGTGTGAGATGTCTCAACACATCTTATACAGTTGGCTGAGATGCAGGTATTTACAGTCTGTAATCCATCTCAGCCCCAGGCAGATAGCTACAGCAGATCACAGGATTCACACCCAGAAGTGTCACTCTATCAGCCAGCCAACCAACTTCAACAGAGATGATAAAACTACTAGAAATAAATCCCACCTTGAAGATGAGATCTTCAGAGGTGTTTCGTAACTTCTTGATGAGAGCCTTAAATAATAGTGGCATCTAAAATTGCATTTCTCTCCATCTAATTTAATCATCTGATGAACTATGAATCATATGCCAGACAGTTCTCCttactatttttcttccacttacaGCATATGGCACTTGTTTAACAGATCAACGTGCAgcaatttctttcagtttaacaGTATTTACTCCAATAAACCTGTAAGGAAGGTACAACAGGCTctgtccttcctcctttcctggctgtatttttattttctactccTGTTTGAACTTCATAATTCAACTGAGATGCAACTAAGAAAAGTAATAGAGTAGTTCAAAAGTATGTTTAACTACAAGCAGGATCATTGATGTCTGGCCACAATTTAAAATGAGCTAGAGGCGTGTTCTTAATGGTTTGCAATTCATCAGATGATTTGCATTTCAGGTAAAACTCCTTGAAGGCCCTTCAGAGGTAATTATCCcccagctgaaaaaaaaatatgaagtcgATACTCTGGATTTTGTCTTTGTGGACCACTGGAAAGACAGATACACACCAGATACCATCCTGCTTCAGGTCAGTTTGCACAATTCCAGTCCTAAAAGTAAGGTACCAAGTGCCTACATGTCTATGAGGCCTATATTCTAACTGAAGTACCTTCTctgtaaaatgaagaatgatAGTCAAAATAGCAATTGTATGAAAAAGGAGGATTTGGGGGACAGGACCCTAAACTTTTATCTGGGCCAATCTCACATAACACAGCTCAGAACTTGCCAAATACTGTTGagtcattttatttcacaaaaaaaTGGGTCTTCATTAGAAGCCCCAACTGGGGAGGGGTGCAGGGACTGGAACCCGCACTCTGGAGAATATCTGCATGGTCACTAAATGAAACACGTCATCCAAAAACATGCTGGTCACAGGAGCAGGTAAGACTCGGGACCTGTATGCATATTGCTGCTCTACTTTTACCTCTATAATTTCCTCAGTACACCTTTTTCTCcctaattatttgtttttaaagcaaccTTAAGAAGAACAGTagactgctctgaaaagcaCTTGCAAGGGAAGTTCTCCCGAACTTTATCTGCAGCCCAAATGTGGAAAAACTGTGTTCTTTCCAACACCCTATAGCCATTATTGTTACAAAACAAGTTGTAACAGCAGCAGGCATTGATAGGTAACACTGGAAGTAAGGTAACCGCATACTAGAGTACTTATGTACATACTAGAGTACTGATGTTAAAGATGTTTTCAAGCATTAAACTAAGATTCATATTTGTATTTATCAACACAGCATACACAGACTCTCCTAGCTTTGGCACTGCAGACTGATACAATTTTCTAGAACTGTTTATTTGGATAGAAGTGCcatttttcagttactttctTCACAAATACTtacttttaaaagctgcttcttaCATTGAGAACTCACCATTTTCTTGTCTGATCCCCGCCTAAGgcttacaaaaatattttctcatccAGGCTCTcgttttttaatttcattcctgttttcctgATAGCTGTTCACAAAGGAAATGTGGCGTTATGAGCAGGCAGTATTGAATTTACCAGTACCTGAAGAAACTGTTCctcttttcagttattttgtatccagagaatgttttcttttaaaccagTTGTGCAATTATAACTGAGGTCTTTCCACTGGTAAGAGACAGCTTCGCCCTTATCAGAGCTTAACCTCCATAACACAACCAGAACAAACAGTTCACCTCCAAATCTGTGATTTGTCTGGTGCATCTGCAAGAAAAAGTTGCTTTGCTTAAAAACTCAGAAAattcagaggaggaagaaaaaatagccACTTTTTCTCAGATGTTAAAAACTTTCTAACTCTCAATTTTAGAATCTATTTCAAATGGCCTCGTCAGCATTCCTCTTCATGCTCACCTAGAAAAGCCTGATGCAAACATAATCTGAAATCCTGGTGACCAGTGGGAAGTACAGCATGTGACTTGCAGGCTTCTGTGAGTTGCAGGCCAGAGGATGTTTGCCTAAATATTGCAAGATAATTACGTCTTGTGGAAAGTTGTCAAAGGGATCTTTCATGTGCACAAATCCTGCTTCACACCCAGCTCctgaacaaagcagcagaaaactgtACAAggtgaaaggaaagcaagctCAGAACATCTCATCTATTCTGTAAGCATAGTTGGAGTTTTACTAGGACAATCCAATGCAGACTGGTAAATGCCAATCTCTCAGATGACCTTAAGAGCCACTACAACATTTTACtgctatattaaaaaaaaggtgTCAAACTTTAGGCAtgaaagccaaaacaaaaccctcttATTAATCATGTAGATGTGTTTGGAGACGATACAAGCAGCAAACTGCACTCCTCCACTGCACTTGATTTGTCATTTCAAAACCCAAATGACCCAGCATAATCAGCATCTCTATAATGTTCCACCAGTTGTGTTAGCAGAAGTAAATCAGAATGTTAAATGTGACAATGAAGGACTGGCTAGAGAGTTGTTCAGCTACTCCTatgtcttttcttcctcccctccaaATCAAAGGATTTTTAATGCATTCACATTAACATGACATGGTTAATACAAAAGCAAATTGTGTTCAAGCCAGTGTCAGCTTAACAGCCACCATGaagcagtttctcttctttttaggAATGCAGCTTGCTGCGGAAGGGCTCAGTTCTTCTGGCTGACAATATCATCTTCCCAGGAGCTCCTGAGTTTGTTAAATATATTCGCAACAACCCCCGTTTCCAATGCAGTACCTACCCATCTCATCTGGAATATATGAAAGTGCAGGATGCTATGGAGAAGGCTGTGTTTTTGGGATAAAGACAGCCATTAATACTCAGTCTTTGTTTCTAATGACATAAACGTAACTACACAGGTTAACCTGACTGCGCTTTACgttttgctgtttgtattttggAGCTTATCATCTAGTGGGAATCATTTTATACCAGGCGGAAACCAAGACTTGGATTAAGCAAGGCATCCACTTAAAGGCCCGTTCCACTGCTTCACATTATTCAGGAAACCCAAGGTGATCAACATATTGTCAAACAACACAGGCTGTTATTTTGAGCTCAAACCTGAACAACCACAGTTGGTAGGATGAGAGTAACATGAAAAAAGTCACTCAATTCCTAAGAACTTACGTTCTAAAGCTAAACTATCTTCCATTCTCAAGCATGAAAAAAGCATGCATGTTGCAAGAGAAGAACTTTACAGAAACCCTGATTATGCTAAATTGTTATGCTGCTTCGACCAGTGAAGGTTCTTATAATGTCAGATGCATTTTGGCATTGTAGCAAATGTTAATTATCTCCTTGCTGAAGAAAAGGGCaaatactgaaagaagaaaaagttgcaCAGTGATGGGAAGGGTAACAGAACTAtgcataaaacaaagaaaaaaatgattatatCTGCACATGGAGATAATTGAAGAAGTGagcagattaaaacaaacacaacagacAGATAACAAAAAG includes the following:
- the COMT gene encoding catechol O-methyltransferase — its product is MLESSSVLLFIVFVLLFISLLFVVIIRKNGTAALVWHEIIKEKITNFIMNQSKEQRILNFVLQNAVRGDPCSVMETIDKYCSEKEWAMNVGDEKGVILDKTVEEVNPKVALELGTYCGYSAVRIARLLKAGARLLTVEFNPEFAAIAKQMIEFAGVQDKVKLLEGPSEVIIPQLKKKYEVDTLDFVFVDHWKDRYTPDTILLQECSLLRKGSVLLADNIIFPGAPEFVKYIRNNPRFQCSTYPSHLEYMKVQDAMEKAVFLG